TTAGATGCAGAAAAATGGGCACACATAAATTATTGGGTATGccgatgccgattgggctgggaGTCCAACTAACAGAAGATCCACTATTGGTTTTTGCACCTTTGTGGGAGGAAAAATGGTAACttggaaaagtaaaaaacaaagtGTTGTTGCTCGTTCCAACGCTGAGGTAGAATATCGGGCAATGGCATCAGCTACTAGTGAGTTAGTCTGGCTTAGACTATTATTGAGAGAATTGGACATTGGCCCCCTAATGTCGCTATTTTGACGTactccttaggatcatggatgatgcggtccagcgggACACGATTGGGAAAGTTGTTGGGTATAATTGGATTGACATatggggctcagggaaaaccattcgacattacacctttgttttgtgactcattgcctGGGCGACTTGTCGTGTTTGTGATCAacgtagtcatgagtacattacatacaaGGGGTTAGCattgctcatcatgagggatcaAGAGTGCTAGATCTGGTGTAATTGGATagtttggggtatttcgagattgtttgtgagtgatgtgctatgttggttagatggaagcttgatatagtactcTTACCCTATATTATCTCGTTAGGTCGCACACCCCATTTCTtgtatgaagagttacacaaTTGAGAGGAACTTAGATGTATAGTTGAGCTAATACGCCCTGTGtaggcgagtgggagatgtaaaatGGATCCGGGCCTCGGGCCTGATCCATGGCGCCCACAAAGGGCAACCGGCCCAACCCACAAGCAAAGGGAGAGAGGGCCGGTCACTTTAAGTGACCgactctcttcctctccttcatAGTCAGAGTGTAAGTCTgataatggggggggggggggcttagggttttggttatAAATACACTTCCTCTAACCCTAAGGCCATATATTGAAAACCatatttcctctttttctttctctccaagtAGTTGTGTTCTCTATGGGATTCCATCTTttcccaaggatttgtggtgtggagttcgaTTTCTTTGGAAATGCCTTTCAAGATGtctagagaaagaagaagattgttctTGTGTTCGTAATCAAAAGCTTGGTTCTTGATCTCTCTTCCACGTTCTTTCCATATACGTTAAGGTAATAAGATCCAGACCGTATCCAGTTGGATCATTACTCAATTGATCTAATAGTAACCAAAGTAGGTTTTCTCAGgaaatatttattaaaaagtttaATGTTTGAAAATAACCAAAACCACCCCAGTTtgttagttttttgtttttgggaacCAAATGGAGAAATGAGGCCTTCATTGTGCACCAAATCTTTAAAGTGATCTCAAAAATCAAAGACcataaaaaagaaggggaaaggggAAGAACATACCTTGACCTTTGGATGGCGGCAATAATTTTCAAACTACGAAACGAAGATGTAGTGTGAATATCTATTAAAGAATTCACCTAGTTGTAATTTCCTCCCCTTCATGTTCTAGAAGTTAAGATCGAGTTAGCAATTCATAGGTTTAATAGGTGAAGGATaggatttgaattttgaacccAATCTTGTAATAACTACATATACAGACTTCACCAACTAACAACCAACGGTAATGCAAACAAAGGCTACAAAGCAATAATTCCTGTATAGAGGGAAAAGCTGGTCAGCTGCTCTATCAGCTTGCTTCCCTGTGGTACTTAAAAGCGCAACGTGTACACACTCACATCATAGATTAAACAGGATACCCATCGTGTGGCTCTTGATGTGGCTATCATGCAAGCATAGCTGTCGattaaattaattttgaaacaaagatctgacaaaaaaaatttaaaattaagtaTAATAATTAGTTAGGGAGCCTATTATGAGGCAAGGTGGGCCTCTatattaattttgaattttttttttttttttttcaattgaagGCCACCAGTATTAAAAGAACGAGCGTGCGCGCCTTGATGTTCTTGTTTGTCTATTTGTGTTGTTCTTAATAAAATAATAGGATAGAAGATTTCCTTACAAGGCAATCAATCTGCTATTGCTAAGCTGGATTCTCAAGGTTTCTGCTTGGGAAGGCCTTTTCTTGTTCTCTCCTTAGAAGGGCAAGTAGCCACGAATAGGGTATTCAACAACTAAGCAAATAATGTATTccaataaatcataccaaatgtAATCTTCATTTCAAAGAGTTCACTATACGAGTATACGATTTCGAATACTTTCAAAATAGTTGTATAATTAGTTCATTATCTTTAACCAACATTTAAAGTTGAGATCTTCAGAGATTTGGGTGTCAAGTACTCACAATGTTGAGGTAGAGAAGATGAGATGTCAAATATATGGTAAGTAAATAGTGGGTTCGATCAAATGTTTAAGATCATGGGTGGAAGACTAGTTCTGCGTCAGGTATGATTTCATGGGATGCATTGTCGACCTAGAATGTATACCAAATGCAGCTTAAGTGATGAATATGTAATTGAGTTTAGATACCGACATGATATcatcaatatttattttactAAAGGTCAGCGAGATTTTAAGttagaagataaaaaaaatatatatgtatttaaCGTCTAGGCATACATAGACGaatacaagaaaacaaaagaggggAAGGAACCCCTACACCCAAGAACAAATACTAGGCCTAAtaatgatcatcaataaaaacAAATGATGCAACTTCAATTGGAAGATCTTTAATTGAATATAtaagttttcttcttcaataacCAAGAATATCATTTACTGCTTAAGCCCTTACAGAATATACCCTGGTCCCTAACAAGTAATGCCTGAGGAATTAATCACACAAGGATTAGTTTGTAAATACACAACATATGAAAATTGAAATCCTTACTTTGTTCATGGGTTTTATGTCTCTATGCCATAGGCTTTATGGTTTAGGAACAACATGAGATGTGATCTTCATCTCACAGACAAGATTTAATTATATGTTATTTCTACTCatggctgtgtttggtatgcattcttgaaatgcattctaggttgatttcatATTCTccgatgataaaaatagttgtttttatcatccgagaatgcaacATCGACCTTGAATACATACCAAGAAtatataccaaacacaacccatGAATGTTTCATGAAAGTGAGGAACAAATGATGGCTAGCTGTCACAAGACATACATGATCTGGATCCTCTAAAAAAATCCATAGGGTTAAGATTAAAATATATGATGGAATAAACTCAACTTTTTGATTTTATGTGGTTAAAAATCATTTGATGATGCTTAATTGTGGTACCTCATTTGATAATAATCTTTCAATGTGTGTGAAGTGTGGCTATGTGAACATCCCAACTAACAGACATATACAGAGATTCCTTATCAATTTAGTCACGAGAAGGATGGATTATTGCTTGGAGTTTATGTTGTTGAAATGCAAAGCAGAATTCTGCCGCCtttctttttaatctttttggttacaaagacagaagaagaaaaggaacacACCAATAAGCAGGACCAACCAATAGGgaaatatcaaataaaaaatgagaataATGAAACAATTTGGAAAgattaaatacaaaaaaaaaaaaaaaaaggttccaTAACCATATAGGTCCAATCTACCAAGTGGGTCATTGAAACCATGTGCGTTCATGTGGTGGTTGGCCCTTTGTGGACCCACAAACCCACTTCTCCaaccacaagagagagagaggaacccaaaaggcaaaaaaaaattattaaaaaaaaataaataaataattaaaagggaTTAAACCTTGATTCCCAAGTCTCCTTCCTCCCACCACCGTTCATTCTCCATCCTCTCTTCAAACTATCCTTCCTTTATTAATTTAGATCACCACCTCTCTATCCTCAGAATTTTCTCTCTGATCTGAATCCTTCTACACTACCTTCAAACCATCTTTATATCTTCTTCCACatcagttctctctctctctctctctctcttttgtttttccaattGTTAAGTTGATGATGTCCATATGTCAGAGCTGAATTTTCCCTTTTGTCTTTCTGAACAAGCAGCCACTTTGTGTCAGAACCAAATCTCTTAGCCTCCAATGGTCGCTTGTCTTTCgatcaatccaaaaaaattaatttccaTACCATAATTAGTTACTACaggtactactactactacgaCCCACATCAGTACCCACATCcttaccctaaaccctaaaatatcAAACGCCACCTTCTTTCTGTctcatttctttcttcctctctctctctcggcttccATGACTTCTAAGAGTTCACCTTCGAGCCCTTGTCCTGTGGACAAAGCCAAGTTTACTCGTATATTTCTTCGAGCCCTTGCGAGAATAAACAAAGACAGACTCACTTCATCTTCCCACCAGGAAATCCACAAACGAAGTCGGAGAATAAAGATTGCTGCTGATGCATCCATGGCTTCAGCAATTGGGTCTAAGAGAGCTTGGAGCCGTATCATGCTTTGGAAACTACGGAGCCGTATCAGATATCGAGCTTTGATCCGATCCAGGGTGATTAgtttggagaggaagagaagtgtTGATATTggtaataagaaaaagaaagaattgagcCGCCCCGACAAACTCCGGCAGCTTGTTCCCGGCGGTGAAACCATGGATTTCTGTAGCttgttggatgaagcttctcaTTATATAAAGTGCCTCACCACCCAAGTTCAGGTCATGCGACGCATTGCTCATTTCTATTCTACCTGAGATatcctgagagagagagaggacagaccccaaaaagaatataaaatagACAGTTAGAGGTCAGGGGAAGGTAAGTTTTCTAGACTTGGAAGAAAGAGTTTATAGACATGACTGGCTATTACATTCATAATACTTATGAACATATTAAGAATCTTATCTGCCATTAGAGGTTGCCTGTaaattagagagggagagatactGAGAAATATGTTTGATGTTTGTGAGAAAGCTTGATGGGTTTTCTTATTTGTACATAGAAAGCCTGGTTGGTAATATACCATCCTTTTTATCTTGTGTAGATTATTTGattcttgtttctttctctctttcaattcTCTGTATTAGTTTTTCATCATTTAAAGGAAAATTGAACTGATTATTGGCCAAGTGTTGCAGGTATGGTAAGTTAGAGGTCGGTTGACAGGTATGTGGTAAGTTATTAATTTATGCTGTTATACTTTGAAGGTTTGGAATGgaaaaaaattcaatctcaGGCAAAATAGAATAAAGGCAAAAAATAAAGTTGCTTTCGATGTGAACTGTGACTAGTGGTATATGAAGTGGTAATGGGACCCACAAATGTTTAGAtatgttttcttccattttcatATTTTAGGTTTTCCATACAATTGTTTGGGAGTGCTTGAGCAACTAGACAAATGCTCATCTGCTCTTCTAACCACTTCATCCTTTTTGGGTGTGGTTCTCTAGTGTTGGGGCGTTCATTTTAGCATCTTAATTTGGAAAGGGACCCATTAGAAGGAAAATAAAGCAGAAACTATTTCTCTTAATTGTCTTTTACTTTATGAATCTGCAGAgtcatttcctttcctttctacATGCATATATAAACATGGCTTGTTGTAGCTGCAAGGCCCACCATCTTTCTATATGAATGATGGAATTTACTGATCAGTAATCCTCACATTACTTTGGAATGGATCAAGTCCTTGGAACACGGATGATTACTGATGTTGGATTTTGAAAAGCTTCATGTTTAGGTAGTATAgacattttgttttctttctcctttctccttttcttttgccCCTTCCCCTTCAACCAAGGCATGTGCTTTCTTCACTTTTTGTTAAGAAACACTGAGTGAAGGATGATCACATTTTAACTGATTTGAAGCTGAAGTTGACTACACTGAGTGAAGAATGATCATATATTTTGATGAATATGATAGCTTGAAGAATTGGATTGGATTCTTGAAGATGTTAAGGAAGAGTAGAATATCAAGATCCTTCGTTGGGCTTCGCAAAATTTCTaattgaagaatgaagattTAAGTCTGAGGGCATGGGCATGTTGTAAAAGGTCTTTGGTGCAAAAGACTGAGACTATCTAGGGATTTGAGCATTCAATGAAATTGCAAGAAAATGGAGAATCCAAAAACTTCTGATCTTAGAGGCATAGATATATCATCAACTCTTACAAGTCTGGACTCCTCTCTCATTCCTGATATTATATCTATGAGATGCATTGTTCATCTACTTATAATACATATAGAAGCTCTATGTAGTTTAGTTTGGTTTAGTTTAGTGTTTTTCTTAATAAGATTATACTGTTTTAGGCCTCAGAGAAGTATAGGAAATTCAGTGATAGCATTAGCAGCAAGCTTTAAGGGAGAAATAAAGTCATCTATAGAGTAAGAGTAAGATTCTTATTAAATGATTATGCATAGTATGGTGGGTATTTTGTCATTagatatgtgtccatcaaacccaatttaatatggtaaaattaattaattataattttttactGTGTGCTTGTTACAATTGTACTTTTATGTGCAACAGCCCAAAAGAATTGCTTACTGGTTCACAACTATGGACGGATTTGGGCAGTCTATCCTAGGGTTGCCATATTGTATATTTCTCCAATGGGAATTGGTATAGAAATATAGATATAGGCACATGTGTGTGTTGAACACTGATCTGTTGAGGTTCCTGAATGGTTCACTGCCAGTTTTGTATGGAAATAGGAATCTCTAGTAGTTATTTTTTCCATACCTGACAAGCACTTACTGTTGCATTCATGTGTTGTGCATCTATGGTGTGCCAATAGTTGAGATCGACAGAACTAGCTATACACGGCCGCTTGGCTTACATGGTATGGATGTGAATGGCAGTGACACTCAATATGGTTTCCGCTTCCCTTTTATTAGGGAGAACAACAAAGACGGTGAGTTGTTTAACAGTGACTAGTCGAAATCCGGGAACCAATATATGCTTTGTAAAGAGTTTGTAaaatgattttattattataattatataaaatattcTCAAACCTTTTGGGTCCAGTCATAGGTCATGACACTCCCTTATTAATGTCCAATGGGTTATGGTTCATGGTGGTGATTTAAATCCATACATGCAAGGTCCATTGTAGATGTTGGTTAAGTGGGGTATAAAATATACTAAAAGTTTATACTAGCGGTGGTTTTCAGGTTTCTCCTATGGTAGGATTGCCCTTTTGTGCAGTTAAGGATTACTTAATTGCTACTCTTTAAGATCACACCACTTGGGTTGGTCGTATCCATTAGATTGGAATCTCCATCATTAAATTTCTTATAAAAGCTAAGGCCTAACCCTAATTGTAATAGAGAACAACACATTACAGCTTTATGTCTAGCTATTAGAGTGGAGACAGAGTCTCTTTATCTTCAAGCTTAGGTTACGACCAAAGAGAAGGAGTAGTCGATAATGATCATCATTGGGTAATgtattcctttggaggaacacacaATCAGTTTGTTCTAGGTAACCTCTATTGCCAATTGTGTGTTTTAATGATTGTGTTTGTCGAGATCCTAtgctaaaaaaaatttgtgctgtattttaatggaaactATTGTTTTATCCCCATCAAGTGATATCAGAGAAGGGTTCATCGACAAACACAATGTTCTAATAACTTGTTCACCAAAGGTTTATGGGTAGTCGCCATAGTGGCTGCtagttttagggtttatctttctccttcacttcttcttcttcgtgttATTACTTTTTGGAGAAAACTTGGCAGCCCATTATTGGGGCTGCAATTTTGACAGAAAGAGTAAACACCTAGATGGGTTGGATGTCTCTGAGAGCAAATTCGTAAGCCAAGGTGTCTGCGGTTTTAGACTATGATTTTTAGACTATGAAAAAATCATAGGGAAAGGGGGGGGAGCTCTCGAGCAGTAGGCCATGTGGCTTGCTACATCTGTCCTTTGCTATAGGTAGTAGACCACATGGCCTACTGTTGTAGCCgcatgaagaaagaaaagggttaTGAACTCAGATAGTAAGCCTCATGGCCTACTGCCATGGTGCTCAGGTTCAAGGACGTACCAACCTTTAGGTTGGTTTTTGGATAGATTTTGcatcatccctctttggggctGCGATAATGGTCATAGCCATTCGGGTGGCCATCTCATGAAGCGCCACCACCCTCCCACCACCATGGTTGGTGGGTGATTCACTTTCCTCCACTAACCCTTGAGAAAATAGGAAGTTTCTAGCATGCTAAAGTGTAGATTCGAGAAGTTTCAAATTGTTTAGATTTCACATTCTAGTTTCTAAATTTATAAAGTGTTATATTTGGAAATAGAAATACACAATATACGAGTTTTATTACTTTCCTGTTTTGCTTTAGTTTAGTTTATATTTTAGTTAATGGTAAGTAATAGTTACTTAATGTGTTTAGATTACTTAGTATAGGTGTCATATTCATAATGTGTTATATTGGGTAATtatatgtttaccaaaaaactGTTGGGTTTAGTTAATCTTAGTAGATAACTTGTTGGGCAATCTAAACTTATACCTATTATTATTATGCTTTTGtaataagaaatttattgatgagaatGTGTTGAGCACATGGCTTCTAAATTACAAGCTTCAAGAACCCATGGAGTGGATACAAGACAATCGATCCTACACGTTAAAGATCGACCTTCTTGGCAAGGTGTAaacattgaattttgtcacccctggCGATGACGACAACAGGATACAAATAGACATTGGTATCTCTCTGGAGGACTCTTACCCCTGCACCCAAGCTATATTACTCTCACATCCCTAAAAGTAATTtaaaagacccttttaccaaatgctgaaggaggtactactCACTTTCCCTGACCATGGTGGTCCCGCTAGTCCGATAGAGAGTCGTGGGGGTTGTAGGGGAGCAGGCAGCCTCCTATCTGGGGGTGTAGGAGGTGGAGCCCCTATACAAAAAATTTTATGAAGAGTCAAAAGGgacctaaaacctaaaatcccaaaaaataccCCCAGTCAGGGAGGATCAGTTGCAGGGCCAAAGCTAGGCTTCTGTAGTGTTGCGACAGGAAGGAATTCCCTTCCACACTGCCGCAGAGAGCACGGCGCCATGAATGAGTAAtttagtgtcacaccccaatccCCGCcctagggtttggtatgactaAGATGCTTCCCAACATCCCAAACCGCCTCCAGGATCAAGGATGCAGTGTCTTACCTCACAATCACGCAGTCGAGAATCATAAACAACATCAGAGTAGCGGAAGACTTTTTAAAATAAGGCCACTGGTTCTCATAAAGGGAAAACTAGAGTGataataaatacataaggtGCATTATCCTTGAATTTAAAGTTAATACAACAAAAGTCATTTCATAAgtacaaggaaagaaaagaaaacatacatcaagaaaatacaatatcaaaagcaacaagaagtaaaagaagcatCAATGGTCATAGACCAACTTTTGCATCCACATCCTTTATCGGGTCCTTTATCATCCACCGGTACCGTACAACCTGCATCACAttctaaaaagaagggttccacgaggggtgagcttccACTAAGCCCAACGAGCAGAAAGTTGAACCACACACACAACAACAATTGTTTGACTGCAAGCCGAACCTGATAAACATGCATCATTGAcatcccataccaccaatgatgattTGCACATCAAATCTACTTTATAGCCATGCATCATATGCAACAGTTCAAAATGCAATATGAATCATGATATATGATGCACAATGAATTATGATACAGGGCATGCATGCCATGATATTATCTACAACGCAATAGGCATTATCCCTGGTTCTGGAATTTACCCGTTAGACACCCAATGATAATGATCCTAACTACTTGTCGAAGCCTGCCGATCATGGACACACATCGGTGTCTCAGCAAACCTCTGATAAACCCAACCACGGTTCTGGAATTCACCCATCGAATACCCGGGCTGGTTTACCAATATAAGGCGATCATGGTGTAGCAATTAACACGTCTACCATTCGTATCCCTTTTATCACATTTAGGTGATCATGATGTAGGAATTAATACATCCACCACTCGTATCCCTTTTAATCACCTTGTTACAAACCCAATATGCAAAAGGCTATATGAAACTATTGTATCGAGAGATAATCCGGGTGCGtcgacgtcccataccatctatcaaCCGGGTACTAGCACGACACTACACATGACAGACCAATTATAGAACATGATGAAGGCATCAAATAAACCACACATCATCTCATCCATTTTCAATCACAATCATAATGCATAGCCATCAAGCATACACAAGAACACATTCATAGTTAAATAACGCAAACATGCATCGTGTAGGAAAGATGGCAAATAACAGGACTGCATCAGACATATCATTTAAGCATAGAAACACTCAAGATAAAGACAAGGTCCAACCCCAACTCACTGATTGTTTATCTCCTCGAAGTTAGTACTCGTGGTTCAGTTCCCTTGTGGATCACTTCGCAAGCGTACTAGGGCCTAGGGATGTGTACAAGAGTGTTAGAAGTGCTTGGTGAGGTCCCAAGTGGTGCCACATAGGCTGCCCAATGCAACAGCCCAAAGGAGCAGGGTCAGACTCATGAGCAGGTCCAAGGAGGAACCTGAGCCCGTCCATGAGTCCGATCATAGTAAAGCTCGAGTTCTTGAGGGCTTCACCTCACAAATTCAACCCATTTGGACTTTCAAGCCATATGGGTTTAGGGAGGGGGTCCTAGGGTCCACTAGGGCTCAAATATCATGATCAAAACAATGATCAATGGGGATTCAAGGAGTTGGATCCCCAAACCAAAACTAGGTCTTTCTTGGGtgtttgaaaccctagatcagCAACAAGGTTGCAATGGGGGGTTAGGGCTTACAATTTGAGGGCAAGCTCTCAACAATGATGTTTACATATGATCCAAGGTCAAACGTTGGGTTCCAAGTTGAACCCCAAGACAGACTTCCATTTTCCAAGACTCATAACCCAAAACCAATGAGGGGAAGGGGGTTTTAAGGGCATCAAGGGTAGGCCTTGGCACCACAATAGGTTACTTAATTAGTCTACTTAGGGGGCACTTTAGGTGGATATTAACCCCCATTAAAATTTACCAAATCCTACTCAAACAGCCATGACGTGAGCGAGGTCACCGAATTAAAATTCTGCTCTAAAGTTGCAGTTAAAACATAACCTCAATGTTTGGGCCCACTTTAGAGGGCCTTTTCCACTTATTGGGTCCAAGGTTTCTTTCTAATAATTGTATCCCTTTGAGTCTAATTTACAACGCAATTTGAATCATGTTGATAGGATATGTGTAGACCAAGTTATGATCAAAACAGTGAGTAGAGGTCAAACTTGGGCAATTCAGGCAGGACCGGATGCAAGTACGGATTCACACAGGATATTGCATccgaccttgcatccgatgcatCCTATACACGGTTTTTCTTCCCCAAAACTCAACCAAATCGACCTCCAAAGCCATTAATGGCTCCAAGGCATTGAAGGGATGGTTTTtaaggttcattagggtcctatTAACCCTAATGTGTGACGACCCAAACCCGGGATAAGGGTATGAGTACAACCCTTACGGGCGGCGATCTTACGATCGGTTGCTTATCTTAGCATGTGTCTAAAAGTTggctcaattttttttttattagcatACAAGCATGCCACCTTTTCTAACTATGCAGAAAATTATCAAGCAACATATCATCgaataaatatatgttttcATTCAAATCTGGTGGCAATTCCAAGTAATCATTATATGTTCATCCCACGAGCATAAGAGCTAACACAAAAGTAAATAAACAGTAACCAAGTCAAATTGTGCTACATCCAACCATTAAAGCCAAATTCAATCAATAAAGTATCCTAATATCCATTattcaaatcttcaagtctaTCAAGCATCATAATCGCCATCCTGCTGCTCATGGTCACTTGTGCAGTCTGTGCACTGACATGTTCCATCGTCTGTGTCTGAAAAATAAAGGGGTGAGCTTGACAGCTCAGCGAGACAAAGCATACATAATACCTGCATTAATAGGCACACTTATACATACAAAAAATGTATGAACTATGGTAAAAACTAGATACATTAATGCAATTCTGTTTGGTTCTACTGCATGTGCACATCTAGTAAAGGTGGGGAACACGACCGTTGATCTGACATCTGCCATTTCTTGCATTACCTGGCTAAACACTATCGGGAGTCATTTCTCTTTTACGTCGGCCGATCGGACCGAGTCTGTGATCAAGTACGCTCCCCTGTGGGAGGTCTAGATCCGGTTCTGATTCTGGAGGACAGTGTGCTCCACTGTGGGAGGTCTTATCCTCAATTCTGTTTTGGTGTCCTCATCCAGCACCTAACCCCCTGCTGGAAAGGGTGCGGTCTGGGTTCTAGATC
The nucleotide sequence above comes from Telopea speciosissima isolate NSW1024214 ecotype Mountain lineage chromosome 3, Tspe_v1, whole genome shotgun sequence. Encoded proteins:
- the LOC122654035 gene encoding transcription factor IBH1-like codes for the protein MTSKSSPSSPCPVDKAKFTRIFLRALARINKDRLTSSSHQEIHKRSRRIKIAADASMASAIGSKRAWSRIMLWKLRSRIRYRALIRSRVISLERKRSVDIGNKKKKELSRPDKLRQLVPGGETMDFCSLLDEASHYIKCLTTQVQVMRRIAHFYST